The Arvicanthis niloticus isolate mArvNil1 chromosome 19, mArvNil1.pat.X, whole genome shotgun sequence sequence AAGTCAGCCTTCGTTGACCTATTATAAATTCTTTGTATTCATATAGTACtgtcaataaatacataaaactttGTGGTTACACGTCATATTAACAGACCACATTAATCTACACTCTAAACTATTCCTGGGTGTTATTCAGTCCTCCATGCCTAATCCATTGCTCAGTGAACACACAGGATGCTGAGCAGGCCGATAACCACTCATTTCCAAGTTACAAGAGCACCACCTTCTGGTGAAACGTTTTCGTAGACGGGGTGGACATTTTAAGGATCTGCTAAAACGATACGAATTCTTCTATCTAGAAAAAGTTAAGGTGCAGCCACGTTAACAAatatgttgaaatttttgagttTCCGACTTCGTTTGATTCTTCTAGGAAGGGTCCTCCTGCGATTAAGCCGCCAAGGGGTCTGTAAACCCTTCCGGTTCTCCTTAAACTCCGCGGGTTTCAAGTTTCAGCCCCTCCTTGAATTCCAGCCTGCTGAGACTCCCAGAATCGTCCAAAATGGAGCCTCTCGCTCCCTACCCACTAAAATGTTCCGGGCCCAAAGCAAAGATATTTGCAGTTTTACTATCTATGGTTCTGTGCACCGTGACGCTTTTTCTCCTTCAGTTAAAATTCCTGAAGCCGAGAATCAACAGCTTCTACTCCTTTGAAGTGAAGGATGCCAAAGGAAGGATGGTGTCTCTGGAAAAGTTCAAAGGCAAAGTAAGTCTTCgggtttttatttctgttgttccTCGGCTCTGATACTTATTCTCACCATAGAGTAGGGCTCGTTACAGCCGTAAGTTAGAATGTAGTCTTCAAAGTAATATTGTTAGAGGTCCTTTTAGTTAACAGAGTTCTAAGAGCTTTAAACTTCCAATCCATAACGCGACTGTTTTTCTCGAAAGTTGCCTTTTCTTTTGTGTGGAACCGATGCTGTATTATCTAGAAGATGCTGCGTGGCTATAGTGAGACCCGCTACTAAGAGTGTTCTTTACGTAATCTAACTAGAACTTTGTCACAGTCTTCGCCCATTCATTTGGGTTATGGTTTTCAATAAAGTTGGATCTGTCTGAAAATATGGAATCTATCAGACGTCGTAACCTCCCAAAATGGTTTAGGACTTTAACTGCatgaaggactttttttttttttttttaatcttttgcttctctttccggtggattttttttttctttttccggGAGGCTTCCCTAGTTGTAAACGTGGCTAGTGACTGCCGGTTCACAGACAAGAGTTACGTGACCCTCAGGGAGCTGCACAAGGAGTTTGGGCCCTATCACTTCAACGTCCTGGCTTTCCCGTGCAATCAGTTTGGAGACTCGGAACCCAAGTCCAGCAAGGAAGTAGAATCTTTTGCGAGAAAAAACTACGGAGTCACATTCCCCATCTTCCACAAGATTAAGATTTTAGGGCCGGAAGCAGAACCTGCGTTTAAATTTCTTGTTGGTAAATATCTATGCTGCCTCAATGTTGTTCATTCTTTCTCATTTCGTACATTATATATGAATGACATAAAGAGAAATAGATATTATTAGAACCATAGctcatattttgtttaaaatattttactggaAATTTTTATAAAACTGTCAGAGATTCAGAACCTCACCCTTTGCAACTTTCTAGAAGTTATATGCCCCTGAAATTGATGTTCTGACTTCTTAGGTGATAAAGAATTCTGCTTTGATGTGTTTGTATTCCCATGACCGTCATGGTGAAGGCTGTATGTGACTCGTGGCCATGCCTGCTGCCCCTAAGTATTTCAACTCTCCCATCATCTAACTAGCCTTTAGGGCAGTACCCCTGCCTCTTACAAAAGCCGCACATTTCAGGAAAACCTCATCATTAATTAGCAGAACATCATTAACTGAACATATCTTTGTATGTACTTTTATGGTGTCCTTTTTATCAGAGACATTATCCCCAAGGTTGACCTGTCAGTTTGCCAGGGTTTTACTGAAACTCAAAGCAAAATAACTTATTTTCGAAACTCAGTCATGTGAGGGTTCCTCTATAATTAAGCTAGCCACGGCCATCCATTTAAAGCACACTAAAGCACCTGTAAGACAGTGAACGGGAACCCTGTGGCTTTTACTTCTGGGGTATACAGAAAAGGCAGAACAGGAGCCCTTCCTTGAGCTGAGCACCCAAATACACTCTAACAAGAACTCTGTCAAACACCACAGCTCTACAGCAATTAAGCTCTTATTGGGGTGAGGGGAGCCTGTGGAAACCAATTCACCTCATATAACCAAAAATGTAGCAAACAGAATGTGAGGTCTCACTATTAGACAGGAGAGTGAAAGAACCCAAAGGTAAAGTCTAGAACCTGGAAGAAGGTATCAACTCTGCCTCCACCACTGACTGGCTACACAGCATCACCTTTAGGCCTCCACTTGTCTCCTTCCTACACAGAACAGTAAAGATAGCGATACCCACCTGGGGGCTTCGAGGAAGACTGACTTCACTGAGCCCATTCAACACCAAGCAAGCACACTTGGCTAGGCAGAGAACTGGGGCTTAATGATTTCAGTTTTAGTTGCTGTATCTTTTTaggagatatttttatttgtatgtatatgagtgttttgcctgcatatgtgtatttatacatgtgtgcatagttcccaaggaggccagagagggtacCTAACcacctgaaactggagtcacatgTTGTGGGACagcacatggatgctgggatagaacccaggtcctctgcaagagcagcactcACTGTTAGCCACAGAACTGTCTCTCAAACCCCTAGTTAATATCTCTTTTTCTCAT is a genomic window containing:
- the Gpx8 gene encoding putative glutathione peroxidase 8 isoform X1; translated protein: MEPLAPYPLKCSGPKAKIFAVLLSMVLCTVTLFLLQLKFLKPRINSFYSFEVKDAKGRMVSLEKFKGKASLVVNVASDCRFTDKSYVTLRELHKEFGPYHFNVLAFPCNQFGDSEPKSSKEVESFARKNYGVTFPIFHKIKILGPEAEPAFKFLVDSSKKEPRWNFWKYLVNPEGQVVKFWRPEEPIEAIRPHISQMIGEIILKKKEDL
- the Gpx8 gene encoding putative glutathione peroxidase 8 isoform X2 — its product is MEPLAPYPLKCSGPKAKIFAVLLSMVLCTVTLFLLQLKFLKPRINSFYSFEVKDAKGRMVSLEKFKGKILPRRNQGGTFGSIWSTLRDKS